From the Syngnathus typhle isolate RoL2023-S1 ecotype Sweden linkage group LG22, RoL_Styp_1.0, whole genome shotgun sequence genome, the window TTGACGATGGAGCGGCGGTACGAGTAGTCCTCGGGGGGGCCGACGGGCAGGACGGCCTGGGCCTGGCTGGGCGGCAGCGGCGGACGGTCTTTCATCACTGCCACACACAAAAGCATTTTCGTATTCGTTTTGTCTGTTGGTCGTTGTTTTTGCGCTCTTCGAGGAAGACTGCCATACTGGATGTGGCGGGGATGACTGAAATTATTTTGTATACAGAGCCGTGTTGGAAAGAAGTGAAAACCAGGAGAACCGGAAGAGCGAGTATTACTGACTCAAGTTCAAATCTACTCGTCTACAgtgcttggctgatttattgtgttatttattctttttccaaaggaaagaaaagtttgcaaaaataaataccgtaattttccgactataagtcgcaccggccataaaatgcccaaaaaagtgaaaaaaaaatgtatataagtcgctcctgagtataagtcgccccccccacccaaactatgaaaaccgcgacttatagtccgaaaattacggtactggtTGTGAGCGCGCGCACCTATGATGGTGAGGATGAAGAGGGCGGTGGAGACGGCGGCGGTGCCGTAGAACATCACGCTGATGTTGTGTGCCACCAGCTCCACGTCACTGGGCGTGTTCGGAACCAACACGGGAGGCAACAGGAATCCGATGGCCACGCCCAACTATGCAAAACAAACAcgggcaactttttttttttttttaaatcaagtgaCCGAAACGGCCAGAAACAAGCGCATGCGTCCAGACACGCGCGCCGGTCCATTGGACTCGCTCACCTGGTTGCCCAGCACGGCAGTGGCGCAGGCGGTGGACACCTCCTTGGGTCCGAACCAGACGGAGGCGACTCGCGAGGGCAGGCCGAGGATGAAGACCTGCGCCACGGAACACACCAGCTGCGCCACCATGGCGAGCGGGTAGAGATCGCGGCCCACGCTGGCGCACTTGAGCCAGGCGCCGGCGCAGTTGAGGCCGGCGCCCAGCAGCGCGGTGAGGCGCAAGCCGCGGCGGTCCAGAAGCCAGGTGGCCGGGAAGATGAGCGGCACGTAGACCAGCATGTAGACGATGGACAGCCAATCCACCTTGTCATTGCTCACCCGGTAGAAGTGCGTGAACACGTTGGCCACGATCCCGTACTGGATCCACTGGAACGCGTTGATGAGTGAGTACAGACTGAACACGGCTAGAATCGCGAACCGCTGCCAGTAGAGCTTGGTTTCCCCGCGAACAGTTTCCTCGTCCTCATTTTTCTCCTTCATCGCTTGGTTTTCTCCGTCAGGTAGCATCGCGTCGCGTTCGTCCGCAACCTCCTCCGCGTCCCCGGCGCCGCGGGACCCGAGGCTGCCTTGGAgcgcctcctcctccagcttggTGATGCGGTCAGGTGGAAAGGCGGCATCCGCGGCCACGTGCTCGTGCGCCAGCTCCGCCGCCACCAttgcatctattttttttccttttttttttttgattaaaTCAACAGGAAGCGGCGTGCTTCCTTGTCACGACGGTACATCGAGTGAGCCGACAATTTCCTGGCAGAGGAGGCCCGCCTTGGTTCTTTGTTATTGGAGGAGGATGGCCCCACGCCGCCTAAGCCAATGAGAACAGCAGTGGCGAGACACGCACTCGCTCACGCGCAAGGTTGAACTTGATAGGAGGAGGAAGTGTCATTTCTATCATCAGGTATTGTCCAGTCTGTGTGCAGGTGTTCCTTGTCCTGCACAGCTTCAGTCCAGACTGTGCAGAAGCTAGGGCTGCTAATTTCTAGGCAGACAATGTCAATTGAAAGCGGGAGCTGCTCCGTATGCCCCCGACATTGGCTAATCCTAATCCTGACTGGCTCGTGTGCCGGGGAATCCTTTGAGCCCGTCGCCCCTGCAAAGTCTCCTGCAATGGAGGCCTCAAGAGCTTTGCCGTCCGGCACATGACAGCAAGTCTACACAAAGGCCCATCCAACTTTGTCATTGTCGTGGGGCTCCTCAGGTGTCTCAGCGCCATGGCAACGGCGGCATCTCCATTCCGGGAACATAGAATGTGGGCCGGAAACTTTCCAAAACAAACAAGTGCAACGGGGCGGAGATGCTCCAGGATGTCGACGGGCTGCCGGGCGGAGTCGGACGCCCGCAGAGCCTGGGAAAGAGTCCGGGGAAAAGATTTGCGGGCGCACCTGCGCTGCAGCCCGGACTGACTGTCTGACCTCTGACACACAAGGCTTCCTCAGCACCACAGCCTCCGTTATCTCCCCTTTCACATAGTGCCGCCACGCTGATCCTTTACAACAACAAGCACCATATTTGACATTCCTGCTGTGGCGCCGTATAGACAATGTGGACGCTCGTGGGTCAATAAGGCTGCAGCAAACTACGGCCAAGAGTAAATCTTTACAAGGATGATTAGAAAGGAAAAATGAGTTATAATCTGATTATTCTGTTCCAAGTCATGTGACTGATAGTTTATGTTTTCTTCATACGTGTGCGTTTTGTGTGCATGGGTGATTATGGCCTTACAATAAAAAAGAGAGAATTTACAATCGATTTTGACGCAAATGACAATggcattaaatatatatatattaaatattaaatcaaTTACTCACAACAAAGTTGCTTTTTTTGCCCGATTTCTCCTAAAACTTGATTCGCTTTTGAAAGTTGTGATGTACAGATTTGACAGGCAAATGAATGACGTAAGTGTTTTGcgtataaaaatatatacatataattctGGATCAAGTGTCGGAACTGTTGTGCCCTATACTTGTTCCTCTACGGACTTTTCTAGAGAGCTGCAACCGGAAAAAGAAAGACGTGACCCCACCGGAAACAGGAAGCCGTTCAAACCAAACATGGCGGCAAAAATGGACGCGCAAACTACAGAAGAGACAAACGAAGACTTCAGAGTGCGACTAACGTCTAAAAAACAAGTTGTCGAATATGTGCAGCAATAcaaagacattttaaacaaaGCGCTGGACGGACAAACGGGAATTTCGGAGGACACTAAGCGACTTTTACTTGAGGAACTGCTGGCGGTGAGTTAGAAGCTAAAAAGCTAAAACGAACATTTTCCTACTTTTCTCTCGAATTTTTAATTGCAACTTGCAAGCATTTAATCGTAACTTTTAACTACTTACGTGGGAGCGTCCATACTTGCGTTTGTCCTGAATACCCGGATGTTCAGGTTGATTGACGTATGTCAACATCgtcaaatgaatgcaactttATTGACAATAAGGTAAAAGATACCAAAAGAATATTTCAATTAAATCTAATAAAACGCGATATGCTGCTTTAAATGAAATAGTCAAGACACGACATAATTCAATCCTATGCAGACACGAAAATATTGCTCTCCTACAGCtgagccaccagggggcagcatAAGCAGTACATTCAATGGTGATGGCCAAAATGTGACAAGAGCAGCAAGACATTGAGCTTCATTTCATTCTCGTTTTGAACGCGACTTATTTTCCGTGCAGGACTTTGAGGCTGCTGTTCATGCCAACGTGTTGGTGAACGGACAAACGTGGGAGGAGGCTCCACTTGACCAAGGTGACCAGTGCCAGGTGCAGCGTCGTCCGTCCGGCGCACTAAAATGTCTCCTCTCTCCTAGACGAGGACAAGCTGCCTGAGCTGGAGAAGCGAATGGACGACGCTATCGTGGAGATGACGCGGAAGCGACGCACGTTACCCCCGCAAATCCTGCGCTCGGCCGTGCGCGCCCTCAAAGCGGAAAGGCGACTTGTGGTGGGTGCCACTttgacctgtgtgtgtgtgtgtggggggggcatACATGTGACTATGTGTcttctcacatttttttttgtaggactTTTATGAAAAGCCAATCAAAGCTCAGCAGATGCTCACAGAGCCTCAGacaggtaacacacacacacacacatgcacactgtaCAGCAAAAGAACCTACTTGTGTTCTGCCATCAGAGAACTTGATGAAGGACTTGTCAGATCGGGCATCTGAACTGAAGGACCACGCCCAAGTCGTCAAggtacaatacacacacacacacacatccacacagatGCATACCAACAATGTGCGTATCTGTTCCAATCCATCCAGACACTTCAGAATCAGGCCGAAGGCTTACTGGAGGTAATTGACATGAAGCCCAGTCAGATGTCGTTGGAGGTGCGCCAGGAAGTGTTCGGCGGCAGGAGCCATTCGGGAGAAACTCCACCTCTTTGGCTAAACCACGTCCAGGGGAACAGCAAGTGGAAGAAGCAGTCGGTCCAACGAGACGCGGGGGATGTCCTGACCTCGGCGGGATACACACAACAAAAAGATATGAGTGGGAAGTgacaagttgttttttgttcaaCTTTGGACTGATCAAGTGGGCCAAATCATGAAAAGACACATTATTCATTATTCTACTTCCGTTTGCAAAGCAACAACAACATGTcatggaaataataataatgaaagcaCATGAAGTCCACTAAGCAAACATGCCATTTTTGTGATGTGTAATCCGCAGTTAaaccgctagagggcagcaaaTACAACGGAATATAATTA encodes:
- the flvcr1 gene encoding feline leukemia virus subgroup C receptor-related protein 1; protein product: MVAAELAHEHVAADAAFPPDRITKLEEEALQGSLGSRGAGDAEEVADERDAMLPDGENQAMKEKNEDEETVRGETKLYWQRFAILAVFSLYSLINAFQWIQYGIVANVFTHFYRVSNDKVDWLSIVYMLVYVPLIFPATWLLDRRGLRLTALLGAGLNCAGAWLKCASVGRDLYPLAMVAQLVCSVAQVFILGLPSRVASVWFGPKEVSTACATAVLGNQLGVAIGFLLPPVLVPNTPSDVELVAHNISVMFYGTAAVSTALFILTIIVMKDRPPLPPSQAQAVLPVGPPEDYSYRRSIVNLMKNKAFILLLISYGITTGCFYSVSTILNQMIMACYENEELNAGRIGLTLVVAGMVGSILCGLWLDHTKTFKLTTLLVNCLTLISMLIFTFTLDLNNIYVVFFTGGLLGFFMTGYLPVGFEFGVEITYPESEGTSSGLLNTSAQIFGILFTLIQGKLTTDYADPLPGNIFLCAWILLGLILTAFIKSDLKRHNVNIGATGKEQQALRAEEKLKVERSFNFARETSL
- the nsl1 gene encoding kinetochore-associated protein NSL1 homolog, which codes for MAAKMDAQTTEETNEDFRVRLTSKKQVVEYVQQYKDILNKALDGQTGISEDTKRLLLEELLADFEAAVHANVLVNGQTWEEAPLDQDEDKLPELEKRMDDAIVEMTRKRRTLPPQILRSAVRALKAERRLVDFYEKPIKAQQMLTEPQTENLMKDLSDRASELKDHAQVVKTLQNQAEGLLEVIDMKPSQMSLEVRQEVFGGRSHSGETPPLWLNHVQGNSKWKKQSVQRDAGDVLTSAGYTQQKDMSGK